One Chryseobacterium indoltheticum DNA segment encodes these proteins:
- a CDS encoding 3'-5' exonuclease — MKFSSDLVIFDLEGSCKTFGQNEINDTNIIEIGAVKLDKKTFEIKDEFSILIKPKHFPILPEITAITNISNKMVENKKYFDIAILEFLDWYGEKNKSTLAGWGLYYDLPLLRKEFSHFGFDYNKYFVGGGFDIRALGVYWLAKNNISTSGISLKRVLEKMNLTEDFKFHRALDDAKATALILQQILNEK; from the coding sequence ATGAAATTTTCGAGTGACTTGGTAATTTTTGATTTGGAAGGAAGTTGTAAAACTTTTGGACAAAATGAAATAAATGATACCAACATAATAGAGATTGGAGCTGTAAAATTAGACAAGAAAACCTTTGAAATAAAAGACGAATTCTCAATTTTAATAAAACCTAAACATTTTCCAATTCTACCTGAGATTACAGCCATTACAAACATCAGCAATAAAATGGTTGAAAACAAAAAGTATTTTGATATAGCAATTCTAGAGTTTTTAGATTGGTATGGAGAAAAGAATAAATCAACTTTAGCCGGGTGGGGATTGTATTACGACCTACCGCTCTTAAGAAAAGAATTTTCACATTTCGGATTTGATTATAACAAGTATTTTGTTGGTGGAGGTTTTGACATTAGGGCGCTCGGTGTTTATTGGTTGGCAAAAAATAATATTTCTACATCCGGAATCTCATTGAAGAGAGTCTTAGAAAAAATGAATTTAACAGAAGACTTTAAATTTCACAGAGCTTTGGATGATGCAAAAGCAACTGCTCTTATTTTACAGCAAATTCTGAATGAAAAGTAA
- a CDS encoding DUF6602 domain-containing protein: MEDHNPNLKMQIPNLGWQQFLTGRNEMLKAYDIAREHSRKRQVQSGHGLVAEAEFRKWLSNFLPKRYGVTSGFIISQGIPNTEYPVHFDVIIYDQLESPVLWVEGSSDLSRQGRSLAIPVEYVYGVIEVKSAFNRKSSKKAVNQLAKLKPLMSRVEPDNQPVKLYLPKNFFCAAVFFELRKQDEMDFVALDELVEATKLRGFNGGYILRGETLENLESGKLTLIEEKENTVPDNKSMLFWATSKPKQFGDNKFKKIMLHFSETHFSEFAFDIIAMLKGSYNPYILSSLYGFGTTQFENGSSMDIKYFNPEDHKKFNEQNDKFFNNLNSE; this comes from the coding sequence ATGGAAGACCATAATCCCAACTTAAAAATGCAGATTCCCAATTTGGGATGGCAGCAGTTTCTGACCGGAAGAAATGAGATGCTTAAAGCCTATGACATTGCTCGCGAACATAGCAGAAAAAGGCAGGTTCAAAGCGGACATGGCCTTGTAGCAGAAGCTGAATTTAGAAAATGGCTCAGCAACTTTTTACCGAAACGATACGGAGTGACCTCCGGCTTTATTATCTCACAGGGAATTCCTAATACCGAATATCCGGTTCATTTTGATGTCATCATTTACGATCAATTGGAATCACCCGTCCTTTGGGTTGAGGGAAGTTCTGATCTTTCCAGGCAAGGTAGATCGCTTGCAATTCCGGTAGAGTATGTGTATGGGGTTATTGAAGTAAAATCTGCATTCAATCGAAAATCATCTAAAAAAGCAGTTAATCAACTGGCTAAACTCAAGCCCCTCATGAGTCGAGTAGAACCGGACAATCAACCGGTCAAACTTTATCTGCCGAAAAATTTCTTTTGTGCAGCAGTTTTCTTTGAACTTAGAAAACAAGATGAAATGGATTTTGTGGCATTGGACGAGCTTGTTGAAGCAACTAAACTCAGAGGATTCAATGGAGGATACATCCTACGGGGTGAAACACTTGAAAATTTGGAAAGCGGTAAACTGACACTGATTGAGGAAAAAGAAAATACTGTTCCAGACAATAAGTCGATGCTCTTCTGGGCTACTTCAAAACCGAAGCAGTTCGGAGACAACAAGTTCAAAAAAATTATGCTTCATTTTTCCGAGACTCACTTTTCTGAATTCGCATTTGACATCATTGCGATGTTGAAGGGAAGCTACAATCCCTACATACTTTCCAGTTTGTACGGTTTCGGGACAACACAATTTGAAAATGGCAGTTCCATGGACATTAAATATTTTAACCCTGAAGATCATAAAAAATTCAATGAACAAAACGATAAATTCTTCAATAATCTAAATTCGGAATAA